A region of Paenibacillus thiaminolyticus DNA encodes the following proteins:
- a CDS encoding YesL family protein, protein MEFRGIMGGFYRISEWIMRFSVTNVLWLLCSAPFFFFVLVKLLVMQQNMLNESITMNWMMGISAPFTLFPATAAMFSVGRKWVMGDTDAKLLKTFFKSYKENYKQAMVGGIFYTLLFVIMYVDYTVYMTQLKSMQLVGFVMLGLLIVLFVSLFNFFSMVAHYHMKTVQLVKNSILLTLLRPFRIIMTTVVSGAILYFSLFKWPFLLIFFAGSVIAYYAFFNFYAVYQKMQDQHQRMQEKEEAGEEPDKDADTEVPFDEVDHAPVKEHEDGNRYSRP, encoded by the coding sequence TTGGAATTTCGAGGGATAATGGGCGGCTTTTACCGCATTTCAGAATGGATAATGCGATTCTCGGTCACGAACGTGCTTTGGCTCCTCTGTTCGGCGCCGTTTTTCTTTTTTGTGCTGGTCAAATTGCTCGTTATGCAGCAAAACATGCTGAATGAATCGATCACGATGAACTGGATGATGGGGATCAGCGCCCCGTTCACGCTCTTCCCGGCGACAGCCGCCATGTTCTCGGTAGGCCGCAAGTGGGTCATGGGCGATACAGATGCCAAATTGCTCAAAACCTTTTTCAAGTCCTACAAGGAGAACTACAAGCAAGCCATGGTCGGCGGCATCTTCTATACGCTGCTGTTCGTTATCATGTATGTGGATTATACCGTATACATGACGCAGCTCAAGTCTATGCAGCTCGTCGGATTCGTCATGCTCGGACTGCTCATCGTCTTGTTCGTGTCGCTGTTTAATTTTTTCTCGATGGTGGCACACTATCATATGAAAACGGTTCAGTTGGTCAAGAACAGCATCCTGCTGACGCTGCTGCGCCCGTTCCGCATCATCATGACGACCGTCGTCAGCGGCGCCATCTTATATTTCAGCTTGTTCAAATGGCCGTTCCTGCTCATCTTCTTCGCAGGCTCTGTCATTGCCTACTATGCTTTCTTCAACTTCTATGCGGTCTATCAGAAGATGCAGGATCAGCATCAGCGCATGCAGGAGAAGGAGGAAGCGGGAGAAGAGCCGGATAAGGACGCCGATACGGAAGTGCCTTTCGATGAAGTCGATCACGCTCCGGTCAAGGAGCATGAAGACGGGAACCGTTATTCCCGTCCATAG
- a CDS encoding DEAD/DEAH box helicase, producing MKTFVEFGLEPKLLQAITELGFEEATPIQEKAIPVAMTGRDLIGQAQTGTGKTAAFGIPLISKIDPSEERVVALVMTPTRELAIQVAEEIGKLTRFKGVRSLPIYGGQDIGRQIRALKKHPQIIIGTPGRLLDHINRKTIRLNDVQTVVLDEADEMLDMGFMEDITSILSLVPEERQTMLFSATMPPNIQKLANQFLRDPEHVSVMPKQVSAPLIEQAYIEVPERVKFDALSRLLDMESPELAIVFGRTKRRVDELSEALQKRGYSADGLHGDLSQNQRDNVMRKFRDGSIDVLVATDVAARGLDVSGVTHVINFDLPQDPESYVHRIGRTGRAGKEGSAWSFVTPREIDHLNFIERVTRHRIPRKPIPTLADAIEGKQRIAAERMMEVLKDTDLNEYKGIAIQLLEQYDSVHLLSAAFKLLTGEKKDVQISLTPEDPIRVKRRKPDLRSSGRKLSAPYNRGGRQGGGDRRGGYGRDNRGGYGRDNRGGSRGDSRDRNGDRRPRRFNDEGRRQRDE from the coding sequence TTGAAGACATTTGTAGAATTCGGCCTAGAGCCGAAATTGCTTCAAGCGATTACGGAATTAGGGTTTGAAGAAGCCACTCCGATTCAAGAAAAAGCGATTCCGGTAGCAATGACGGGACGTGACTTGATTGGACAGGCTCAGACAGGAACAGGCAAGACTGCCGCATTTGGAATTCCGCTTATCTCCAAGATTGACCCGTCGGAAGAGCGAGTCGTCGCTCTCGTTATGACCCCTACCCGCGAGTTAGCCATTCAGGTAGCCGAAGAGATCGGCAAGCTGACCCGATTCAAAGGAGTTCGTTCCCTGCCGATTTATGGCGGACAGGATATTGGCCGGCAGATTCGCGCACTGAAGAAGCACCCGCAGATTATTATCGGAACGCCGGGCCGCTTGCTGGACCACATTAACCGTAAGACGATTCGTCTGAACGATGTGCAGACGGTCGTATTGGACGAGGCGGACGAGATGCTCGACATGGGCTTCATGGAAGACATCACGTCGATTCTGAGCCTCGTGCCGGAAGAGCGCCAGACGATGCTGTTCTCGGCCACGATGCCTCCGAACATCCAGAAGCTGGCGAATCAATTCCTGCGCGATCCGGAGCATGTCTCCGTCATGCCGAAGCAGGTGAGCGCTCCGCTGATCGAACAAGCTTATATCGAAGTACCTGAACGGGTGAAGTTCGACGCATTGAGCCGCTTGCTCGACATGGAATCGCCGGAGCTGGCGATTGTATTCGGCCGCACGAAGCGCCGTGTTGACGAACTGTCCGAAGCGCTGCAGAAGCGCGGCTATTCCGCTGACGGCTTGCACGGGGATCTGTCCCAGAATCAGCGCGACAACGTCATGCGCAAATTCCGCGACGGCAGTATCGATGTGCTGGTCGCTACCGACGTGGCAGCCCGGGGCTTGGACGTATCCGGGGTTACTCATGTCATCAACTTCGACCTGCCGCAGGATCCGGAATCTTACGTGCACCGCATCGGCCGTACCGGCCGCGCCGGCAAGGAAGGCAGCGCCTGGTCGTTCGTGACGCCGCGCGAGATTGACCATTTGAACTTCATCGAACGGGTTACCCGCCACCGCATCCCGCGCAAGCCGATTCCGACACTGGCGGATGCGATCGAGGGCAAGCAGCGCATTGCCGCCGAACGTATGATGGAAGTGCTGAAGGATACCGATTTGAACGAATACAAGGGCATTGCGATTCAACTGCTCGAGCAATACGACTCGGTGCATCTGCTGTCCGCGGCATTCAAGTTGCTGACGGGCGAGAAGAAGGATGTCCAGATTTCGCTGACTCCGGAAGATCCGATTCGCGTGAAGCGCCGCAAGCCGGACCTGCGCTCCAGCGGCCGCAAGCTGTCCGCGCCGTATAACCGCGGAGGACGCCAAGGAGGCGGCGATCGCCGCGGAGGGTACGGCCGGGATAATCGTGGCGGTTATGGCCGCGACAACCGGGGCGGCAGCCGCGGAGATTCCCGGGACCGCAACGGGGATCGCAGACCGCGCCGCTTCAACGATGAAGGGCGCCGCCAACGCGACGAATAA